Proteins co-encoded in one Aspergillus flavus chromosome 2, complete sequence genomic window:
- a CDS encoding exocyst complex component Sec3 (exocyst protein): MNGRDRSRGPHPGEIPPQRDPRRIGDGRNAGHTGHGEASMSRAERFEDEKRRIIQSCFSRKDGDGSLTESYITHVRITEDAAYPSTPPPPNSPPDNKKPRAIIVAVRKSGRVRVHKARENNDGSFSIGKTWMLDDLSAIQSFNAWIPSSPLEQQQKQWASNVGFVVTIGKPYYWQARTSKEKDFFIGSLVKIYKKYTGGKVPELIGFDDRERQLLAGMPPPGPKHPGQGPPRPEVTLPPPGPPYSSHGSRPQSPYSSRAPSRDGPRRLPSEEQSLRAQRSRDQMGRPSTAQSGQSGRSIPTPPVPPQHPPPVPPDQRDQPPPRSTERLASENRMPKSPVSPESRGLDIPTSLLAASASSQRDRPSGESERNVVTRPEVQPPPSRDGKGVPEPKPRTQDLAFSSPRHNNDGSRPTTAQSVPSESPNVNPSPASNPGPNSAFNEGSIKASSPEVPTEPYDNIASERTPDTQPVEVPPALKLATSNAANAQMRAVVTETAAPVSTMESQPSELVREGGPISPPASPPEVPTSPAENEADAHRPGLGPMIKKKQSKEVVGALRKAATAHGAFKPRPGGAGERLLAAARKQKAEEHNGPDGITGVVPAPSLRTAIEPVVSPETPDKEIPALPSPAKEVPSPAKSPILEPPTVEVTQAAAEEVTVTSVETQEEPRDTSRATVKVGADERARSVSPSPDGRRRRRHEDNTIKYCQALGVDPSSIGGRGADFDDILTDLGWNGRLNDEKKIEDLEADIRREIGRVEATSWLGNLEQQEGKIDQLAKLIDKTIEECEELDNLLTLYSHELNTLHDDVSYIETQSQGLQVQTANQKLLHNELQNLLKTLSISSVELRSLKEASLSNPDGLRDTETALSTLYKAMLMIDSDILQNKRRLADAAGDHGSVGVYADTEIGQMRAIKEKKEEYRSQSRLFLQRLKQFMAIAYKVAEQKRVDTATNSSKDPMKLDSRAREYFRRELWMYNALMLFAKEVSGAEWHGLINLYEQQAKQPYQNEFRDNSLAWKKASRKPSGEEHELLFTHQEKEKENEGITMAARKLTVKRGKTMRAAAGLRLPSGDKQHGHLEPYESFAGALHETLSMISEEQNFLVQFFHLSSLSHVDFPDLVASVHPEERRLPDFGVKQLHDTDRGMARKVEQIMDELFSFWPNDMQSLVDSSIQADPLQGIGILFALEKAVLDFEDTNQDFIVHSLQKLHSRLIGLFNRFVDEQIRGIEDTKVKVNKRKGVISFMRVFPHFSTAVENMLSQPAQEFCDIRISVNEAYNRINRAMWESLKFIAKEAPGQPNGAAATSGDPEDKEALNYHILLIENMNHYIEEVDVRGLPVLEKWRERAYQDYHEHMKLYLDSVIHRPLGKLLEFVESAEGLLATTSNPADISSRPSHSRSVAKKVLATYDAKEMRRGIEALKKRVEKHFGDADDPGLSRSLVLKVLRECESRYEGAYDRTRRILNTVYEGQLDLEWRKEDAIAMFKK, translated from the exons ATGAATGGTCGTGATCGCTCGCGGGGCCCGCATCCTGGCGAGATCCCGCCTCAAAGAGATCCGCGTCGAATCGGCGATGGTCGCAATGCAGGTCATACCGGACATGGTGAAGCCTCAATGTCGAGGGCCGAGAGATTCGAAGACGAGAAGAGACGGATCATTCAAAGCTGTTTCTCAAGGAaggatggcgatggctcTT TGACTGAATCCTATATAACACACGTTCGCATCACGGAGGATGCTGCGTACCCGTCTACACCCCCTCCGCCGAATTCCCCACCCGACAACAAGAAGCCTCGAGCAATAATTGTTGCTGTGAGAAAATCAGGTAGGGTGCGTGTGCACAAGGCTAGGGAAAATAATGATGGTTCGTTTTCTATTGGTAAAACGTGGATGTTAGACGACCTGTCTGCGATACAGTCATTCAATGCTTGGATACCGTCGTCTCCATTGGAACAACAGCAGAAACAATGGGCCTCGAATGTTGGCTTTGTGGTGACCATTGGGAAGCCCTATTACTGGCAAGCTAGGACATCTAAGGAGAAGGATTTCTTCATCGGTAGTTTGGTGAAAATCTACAAGAAATACACCGGCGGGAAGGTACCGGAGCTGATAGGCTTCGATGATCGTGAGCGACAATTGCTTGCGGGCATGCCCCCTCCGGGCCCTAAACACCCTGGCCAAGGACCCCCGAGACCTGAAGTGacacttcctcctccaggGCCACCATATTCATCCCATGGTAGCCGGCCTCAGTCTCCTTACTCGAGTCGTGCACCTAGCCGTGATGGGCCTCGCCGGCTACCCTCTGAAGAGCAATCCCTGAGAGCCCAACGCAGTCGGGATCAAATGGGTAGACCATCTACTGCCCAGTCTGGTCAGTCCGGGAGAAGCATTCCCACTCCTCCTGTACCGCCTCAGCACCCCCCGCCAGTTCCTCCTGACCAGCGAGACCAGCCACCTCCCCGCTCAACTGAGCGTCTGGCATCTGAAAACCGAATGCCCAAGTCCCCAGTATCACCGGAATCGAGGGGCTTAGACATTCCTACTAGTTTACTGGCCGCTTCGGCTTCGAGTCAGCGGGATCGACCAAGTGGAGAGTCGGAACGTAACGTAGTCACACGCCCCGAGGTCCAGCCACCGCCATCGCGGGATGGGAAAGGTGTGCCAGAGCCAAAGCCTCGCACCCAGGATCTGGCCTTCAGCTCACCTAGGCACAACAATGACGGTTCCCGGCCTACCACAGCTCAATCGGTTCCGAGTGAGAGTCCGAATGTCAACCCAAGTCCAGCTAGTAACCCGGGGCCTAACTCAGCTTTCAATGAGGGTAGTATTAAGGCATCCAGTCCCGAGGTTCCCACGGAGCCTTACGACAACATTGCATCCGAACGCACTCCCGACACGCAACCTGTCGAGGTACCACCAGCGTTAAAGCTGGCCACGTCAAACGCTGCTAACGCTCAAATGAGAGCCGTTGTTACTGAAACAGCAGCACCCGTATCCACTATGGAATCGCAACCCAGCGAATTGGTCCGAGAGGGTGGGCCGATCTCTCCGCCAGCCAGTCCCCCTGAGGTGCCCACATCACCTGCGGAAAACGAGGCGGATGCACATCGCCCTGGTCTTGGGCCTATgatcaagaaaaagcagagCAAGGAAGTTGTAGGTGCACTTCGCAAAGCCGCTACCGCTCATGGTGCTTTCAAGCCGAGAcctggtggtgctggtgagAGACTATTAGCGGCcgcaaggaaacaaaaagccGAGGAGCACAATGGGCCTGATGGGATCACTGGAGTCGTGCCCGCGCCCTCACTTCGTACAGCTATTGAACCTGTGGTGTCCCCCGAAACGCCGGATAAAGAGATACCAGCCCTTCCATCTCCAGCGAAGGAAGTGCCCTCTCCAGCCAAGTCTCCTATACTGGAGCCACCTACAGTTGAAGTAACACAGGCTGCCGCCGAAGAAGTTACTGTTACCTCTGTTGAGACTCAAGAGGAACCGAGAGATACTTCGAGGGCTACCGTGAAAGTCGGTGCGGACGAACGAGCGAGGTCTGTGTCTCCATCTCCTGACGGTCGACGCCGCAGGCGCCACGAAGACAATACGATCAAATACTGTCAGGCGCTTGGGGTCGATCCCAGCAGCATAGGTGGGCGTGGTGCGGACTTTGACGACATATTGACTGACCTTGGGTGGAATGGACGCTTGAATgacgagaagaaaatcgAGGATCTTGAGGCGGATATCCGCCGTGAGATCGGTCGTGTCGAGGCTACTAGCTGGCTGGGTAATCTTGAGcagcaagaaggaaagatCGATCAACTTGCCAAGTTGATTGACAAGACTATCGAAGAGTGTGAAGAGCTGGATAATCTTCTAACACTGTACTCGCATGAACTCAAT ACCCTTCATGATGATGTATCCTATATAGAAACGCAGTCTCAAGGTCTGCAAGTGCAGACCGCCAACCAGAAACTACTCCATAACGAGCTTCAAAATCTGCTCAAAACTCTTTCTATCTCCTCGGTGGAGTTACGTTCCTTGAAAGAGGCGTCTCTCAGTAACCCTGATGGGCTGAGGGATACCGAGACTGCATTATCAACTCTGTATAAAGCTATGTTGATGATTGATTCTGATATATTGCAGAATAAGAGGCGATTGGCTGATGCGGCTGGGGATCACGGCAGTGTGGGTGTGTATGCTGATACGGAAATTGGCCAAATGCGTGcgatcaaggagaagaaagaggagtaTCGTTCGCAATCTCGGTTGTTCTTGCAGCGGCTCAAGCAGTTCATGGCCATTGCTTACAAGGTTGCTGAACAGAAAAGGGTCGACACTGCTACTAATAGCTCAAAAGATCCTATGAAGCTCGACAGTAGAGCACGAGAATACTTCCGCCGAGAGCTGTGGATGTATAATGCGCTGATGCTCTTTGCAAAGGAAGTCAGTGGCGCAGAGTGGCATGGGCTTATCAACCTGTACGAACAACAGGCTAAACAACCTTACCAGAATGAGTTTCGGGACAATAGTCTTGCTTGGAAAAAGGCGTCGAGAAAACCctctggagaagagcacGAGCTTCTGTTTACACAtcaggagaaagaaaaggaaaatgaaggcATCACGATGGCCGCCAGGAAGTTAACCGTGAAACGAGGAAAAACTATGAGGGCTGCAGCGGGCCTACGGCTGCCTTCTGGTGACAAGCAGCATGGACATCTGGAGCCTTATGAATCGTTTGCAGGCGCACTTCATGAGACCTTGAGCATGATATCAGAGGAGCAGAACTTCCTAGTTCAATTCTTCCATCTAAGCTCACTGTCGCACGTTGATTTCCCCGACCTCGTTGCATCTGTCCACCCTGAGGAGCGCCGGTTACCCGACTTTGGCGTCAAGCAGTTGCACGATACCGATCGAGGAATGGCAAGGAAAGTGGAACAGATTATGGACGAACTGTTTTCATTCTGGCCGAACGATATGCAGAGCCTTGTGGATTCGTCCATTCAGGCCGATCCCTT ACAAGGGATAGGTATCCTGTTTGCTTTGGAAAAGGCGGTTCTGGATTTTGAAGATACCAACCAAGACTTCATCGTCCATTCACTCCAAAAACTCCATTCCCGATTGATTGGTCTCTTTAACCGCTTTGTAGACGAGCAGATTCGTGGAATTGAAGACACCAAGGTTAAGGTGAACAAGCGGAAGGGGGTCATCTCCTTCATGCGAGTCTTTCCCCATTTCTCCACGGCTGTCGAGAACATGCTGTCACAGCCCGCACAAGAGTTCTGTGACATTCGAATCAGCGTTAATGAAGCTTACAACCGCATCAACCGTGCCATGTGGGAGTCACTTAAGTTTATCGCCAAAGAAGCCCCTGGCCAACCTAACGGTGCAGCGGCAACTTCGGGCGACCCAGAAGATAAGGAGGCACTGAACTATCACATCCTTCTGATCGAGAATATGAACCATTACAttgaggaggtggatgtTCGAGGCCTACCGGTCCTAGAAAAATGGCGCGAGCGGGCTTACCAGGATTATCATGAACACATGAAGCTCTATCTAGACTCTGTCATTCACCGTCCACTGGGCAAGTTACTTGAGTTCGTTGAATCCGCGGAAGGCTTATTGGCGACCACAAGCAACCCGGCAGATATCTCGAGCCGCCCTAGCCACTCGCGCTCGGTAGCGAAGAAAGTTTTAGCCACGTACGATGCGAAAGAAATGCGGCGTGGTATTGAGGCACTCAAGAAACGGGTGGAGAAGCACTTTGGTGATGCTGACGACCCTGGACTCAGCCGCAGCCTTGTGTTGAAGGTACTGCGAGAATGTGAAAGTCGGTATGAGGGGGCGTATGACCGCACCCGACGCATTCTTAATACGGTGTACGAAGGCCAACTAGACCTCGAATGGCGTAAGGAGGATGCAATCGCCATGTTCAAGAAATAA
- a CDS encoding ribosome assembly and transport protein Srp40, with product MAGKKSSPAKLAQDKKVGGAPSFPPQLIASIEAFLTESGFTSTGKAFAKEQASKSVSKSLSDSKNAPSLLEIFQNWADNEKATEKSSESSSSESSSSSSSSEESSSSSDESSDSDVEMNDAPKAQSKKQSKNSSSSSSSSSSSSSSSSGSDSDADDESEEETAAPAPAKPQGTKRKAESDSSSSESESDSDKAPQNKKTKIAAKKESSSSDSSASSDSSSSESSSSASDSSDSSSDSNSDSDSSDSDSSDSSSSSSDSDEEDGKENKTSSSSQSSSGSETVQNSDSGVQKSTNISTPVTGSSSASPAPRNGPAQKKHTGARPTPLALLSEQPTDHLLSNDYVPYAYADRAFKDLSVTRGKGFTKEKNKKKRGSYRGGPIDISGGKSFKFED from the exons ATGGCTGGAAAGAAATCTTCTCCTGCCAAGTTGGCTCAGGATAAGAAGGTGGGAGG TGCgccctcttttcctccccaGCTGATCGCCTCCATTGAAGCTTTTCTTACCGAGTCTGGTTTCACCAGTACCGGTAAGGCCTTTGCGAAAGAACAGGCCAGCAAATCCGTTAGCAAGTCGCTGTCCGACTCCAAGAATGCGCCATCTTTGCTCGAAATCTTCCAAAACTGGGCAGATAATGAAAAGGCTACCGAGAAGTCTTCTGAATCCAGCTCATCAGAGAGCTCCAGCAgttccagcagcagcgaaGAAAGCTCCAGCAGCTCGGATGAGTCGAGCGACTCTGACGTTGAGATGAACGATGCGCCGAAAGCGCAGTCGAAGAAACAATCCAAgaactcctcttcctcttcatcttcgtcttcttcgtcttcctcttcctcgtccggCTCCGATAGcgatgctgatgatgagagCGAGGAGGAGACGGCAGCACCCGCTCCTGCCAAACCTCAGGGTACCAAGCGGAAGGCCGAGTCTGATTCCTCGTCTTCTGAGTCTGAGTCCGATTCCGACAAAGCCCCTCAAAATAAGAAGACAAAGATCGCTGCTAAGAAAGAGAGCTCGTCTTCTGACTCCTCTGCCTCTTCTGactcttcatcctctgaaTCTTCGTCCTCGGCTAGCGACTCTAGCGACTCGTCATCCGATTCCAACTCCGACTCTGATTCCTCGGATTCCGACTCTAGtgactcttcttcctcttcctccgactccgacgaggaagatggaaaggaaaacaagacttcatcatcctctcaaAGTTCCTCCGGCAGTGAAACAGTTCAAAACTCCGACTCGGGTGTCCAGAAGTCCACTAACATTTCGACACCCGTGACCGGTTCATCTAGTGCTAGCCCAGCCCCCCGAAATGGCCCCGCCCAGAAAAAGCACACCGGTGCCCGCCCTACTCCTCTGGCTCTTCTTAGTGAACAGCCTACCGACCACTTGCTTTCCAACGACTACGTCCCCTATGCCTATGCTGACAGAGCCTTTAAGGATCTCTCCGTCACTCGTGGCAAGGGCTTTacgaaagagaagaacaagaagaagcgcgGCTCTTACCGTGGTGGTCCCATTGATATCTCGGGAGGCAAGTCGTTCAAGTTCGAGGATTAA
- a CDS encoding F-box domain protein, translating into MLSKLPVEIIYLIATYLPSASDLVHIAQTCKRLYGVVSAEDGRVFRAFIEHRFPGFVPSSCWKDVTQALTSRSRALDKNAVVSRFVAKPPTRAELGITTRTDRPTLGYRPAIDSYEIWNGSTWADRREVLAWGGGHEIVMKIKQHGKAQNSQWAIFDDLDVVSSHDDVCGLHILRPGHYRKVEDKEHIIFGRMRGELLHVALKPNEDTHDYVQRFQTSNSGLEHIDLSEGPDPILAAHDKKGTITFYSTTKDDDVVEPFGNIVIGSRLAARNKCSKFLSPTLFAIGTGRSEDALAISSISSERLALEREISVGSLDQDVRLGSTASVIVNAMAPLCGQQVTTGSPGSTFLAAWGDRRIRLHDVRSNRASESTYKDPTDQSQIYSLHPFGHDRFLAGAGADAVVKIFDLRMPKTYSYTDSRASSIYQHNVPRRKASGGEIAPPVESIRYPRKDFSMFLFYAPPLYPNAPRRRQRESTPYRGAIYSLCSPSPLSPTVYAGITDGVVRLDFMSTDDLTGSCGDWYREMIDIDLEIQEDRTTYNPERVLDLSGYERPEPDDTTTTSPLRTQKRFAYIDETNIKNEQLTGWDRRWNPMERFAAWRRRD; encoded by the exons ATGTTGTCTAAACTGCCCGTGGAGATAATCTATCTCATTGCAACTTATCTACCATCTGCCAGTGACTTGGTACATATCGCACAGACCTGCAAGCGTTTGTATGGAGTTGTATCTGCCGAGGATGGGCGTGTTTTCCGGGCGTTTATTGAGCACCGGTTTCCTGGCTTTGTACCGTCTTCATGTTGGAAAGATGTGACCCAAGCTCTGACTTCTCGCTCTCGAGCTTTGGACAAAAATGCGGTAGTTAGTCGCTTCGTTGCTAAGCCCCCTACTCGCGCTGAATTGGGGATCACAACGCGAACCGACAGACCCACCCTTGGATATCGCCCTGCAATTGATTCATACGAAATCTGGAACGGAAGCACATGGGCGGACCGCAGGGAGGTGCTCGCTTGGGGCGGCGGGCATGAGATTGTCATGAAAATCAAACAACATGGAAAGGCCCAGAATTCCCAATGGGCCATTTTCGATGATTTGGATGTCGTCAGCAGCCACGATGACGTCTGTGGCCTGCATATCCTGCGACCGGGGCATTATCGCAAAGTGGAAGATAAGGAGCATATAATCTTTGGTCGAATGCGCGGTGAGCTTCTCCATGTTGCGCTCAAGCCTAACGAGGACACACACGACTACGTGCAGCGATTCCAGACATCCAACTCTGGGCTCGAACATATCGATTTGAGTGAAGGACCAGACCCGATTCTGGCTGCGCACGacaaaaaaggaacaatcACATTTTATAGTACTACTAAGGACGATGACGTGGTTGAACCCTTTGGGAATATTGTAATCGGATCAAGGCTTGCAGCACGTAACAAGTGCTCTAAATTCCTGTCTCCGACCCTGTTTGCTATAGGTACAGGGCGCTCAGAGGATGCACTGGCTATctcttccatttcatcaGAACGGCTGGCGCTGGAACGTGAAATCAGCGTGGGCTCCTTAGATCAGGATGTGCGGCTTGGGTCTACTGCAAGTGTCATTGTCAATGCAATGGCGCCTCTATGCGGACAGCAGGTCACCACGGGGTCTCCTGGTAGTACATTTCTCGCTGCTTGGGGTGATCGTCGAATCAG ACTTCATGACGTTCGCTCAAACCGGGCATCCGAGTCCACTTATAAAGACCCAACCGACCAAAGCCAAATCTACTCCCTTCACCCTTTTGGCCATGACAGATTTCTCGCAGGAGCCGGCGCAGACGCCGTTGTGAAGATCTTCGATCTCCGGATGCCAAAAACCTACAGTTACACAGATTCCAGGGCTTCTTCCATTTACCAGCACAACGTGCCCCGTCGAAAAGCCTCTGGAGGAGAGATCGCACCCCCAGTAGAGAGCATCAGGTACCCCCGCAAAGATTTCTCCATGTTCCTATTCTACGCACCACCATTGTATCCAAATGCACCTCGGAGGCGCCAACGTGAATCCACTCCTTACCGCGGTGCCATATACTCCCTGTGTTCACCGTCACCTCTGTCGCCCACGGTATACGCCGGAATCACTGACGGCGTCGTTCGATTGGACTTCATGTCTACTGATGACTTAACTGGCTCATGCGGGGATTGGTATCGGGAAATGATTGATATAGACTTAGAAATCCAGGAGGACAGGACGACTTACAACCCCGAGCGAGTTCTGGATTTGTCTGGCTACGAACGACCGGAGCCTGATGACACGACTACAACATCTCCATTGAGAACACAGAAGCGATTCGCGTATATTGATGAGACTAATATCAAAAATGAGCAGCTAACGGGCTGGGACCGGAGGTGGAACCCAATGGAAAGATTTGCTGCTTGGAGACGTCGGGATTGA